tcacataAGGACCAGTACCAATACTATCTTCTGTCCACATTTGAGCCATTTCATGTGAGTGCCCACAAATGTGCGCacatgagtcacacacacacacacacacacacacacacacacacacacacaacacacacacatctcatttACCAGTATTCATGTTTTTTGAGTCAAACAGGAATTTTATAGAAATTAAACCAGCTACACGAACTTCTAGCTTaatgctctttttaaaatagcatgcATGTAAATTAGGAATATACTTATTCATCAACCATGACCTTGCTGATAATCAAACATTCTCCATTTTTTATTAAGGCACAAGGAGACATTTTCTTACCTTCGGGAGCCTATATTTGTCTCTGAGGTGGACTCGGAGgcatgctctctctgcctttttctgaGTAAATGCAGCATCTCTCTCCATCCTGAAAAAAAGGTAAAGGATAGGAGGCGGGGTCATAGACGATAGAGAGCCCCATCTATTCCAGCTGGTTCTCAGAGAGCAGGACCCTGGGTCATGCTTGATTGCCACTGACCACTGACGTTTGGAAAAATGTAGACTTTCTCCTCCACGTTCCCAACATCTGCTTCTCTTTTACTGTCATGATGGAACTCCAGCACTCTGGACCTCTAAGTCCTCAGGCAACTGGGGCCTGGAAATGTCTccgagaaggaagcagagaacgTCAGAACGATGACTGTAGATGGACTGTGTGGTCCTGGACCCTGAGCCTCAGCATCACCCATGGGGAGGGCAGATTCCACATgtgttcctcctcttctgctgccTCAGAACCTGGGGAGGCTGCATTGCTAATTAACCCCTTCCTGAGCACTTACGGAAGCAAACAGACAAGGTGTTCTGTTCCAGGACTGAGACATTCTTTGGAGGAGCCTGTGGGGTTTGGAGACATGATGCCAAGTTGTCTCCCATCACTGTCCCTGCTGCCAGGCCCCAGTGTCGGTGTCCCCATCCCTAGTCAGAAGCACTATCCACAAATGAAGCAGCCTCAATTCCCATCATGCCTGCTCTATGGATGACCTGATTCagaggttctcaatctgtgggtcatgactctttgggggggtcatatatcagatatcctgcatctcagatatttatattatgatttatcacagtaacaacattccagttatgaagtagccatgaaaatacttttatggctggaggggtcatcacaacatggggggctgtattaaagggtcattaggaaggttgagaatcactgacctGACTGAATCCATGATTAGGGCCAATTTGAAATGGACTGCCTGGGTCTTGATCTACACAAAAGCATAAAGCTTTGGGGAATGTGTGCAAAGCTCACAAGAACTGCTTCCTTTCCTAGTTGCCCACGCAAGTGCATGATTAATGCTGAATTTATCCAAAGGCACTGTCTACCAGTGGTATTGGGATGGACCACGTTGGATAAATGAAGTTTCATTTGGGGAGCTGGGATGGAGACTGAGAAAGACTGAGACTGTGGCTTGAAGTATGACCAGGGAGCTTGAAGGCCATTGGCTGGTCCTTTCTTTTGCCCTGTGGTCTAGGTCATAGAAGGCTCCCTGAGTGAGAGCTGGCTGCTGAGGAGACCAGAAAGTAGTGCTGTGGGAGCAGAACAATGGCAAGAGACCCAAAGAGTGCTTGCGGCCCCAGTCACTAGATCAAAGGTTTCTGCAAATGGACTCTGTGGGGCATCTTTGCACAAAGCATTATTTGCATGAAAATAAatcccattttcattttttaggtgaaatttgttttttttattttttatttttttacttgaaGCTGTGGAGTAATCCTAACCATTACACAAAAGGCTGACTTTGAAGACAGGCCACACCTGAAGCAAACAACCAGATTAAATGACCGATCACTGTGCCTTGGACTCAAGTGTTCTTGATCCAATTCTACCTCCAGAACGTTTTGGAATAGGCCTGAGACAACATTGTGTTTAACCTTCTAATTTTTAGAGAAATAGGAAAAAGTGATTTATCCAAGAGGTTaatgcaggcaggaagcagaccCTTCCCACacaatattttattagaaaaactTTCAAACATACAGGAAACTTGAAAGAACTTTAGATCGAAAGCCACATTTCAATAACCTAGCTTCTCCATTTGAATCTCATGTTTTAACAGATGCCTACCattctattcatttattcattttactttttcatatatttaaagcTGCAAATGCCACCTCCCCAGAACACTTCTGCATGCATATTATTATCTggagttatatatttatttatacttcgTCTACTTTTCTTTCGAAGAAAAAAAAACGGCACGCAATTCAATTTCCCAAACTTTAAAGGGTACCATCTGGTGATGCCCCTAAATGCCCACACCTGTGTAACCCAAGGCCTTTAATCGGAAAGATTAAAAAGACACActcaccagttttttttttttttcttgaccgATTAAATCAAGGCCAATTACAAATGTGCCTAAACCAGGAAGTGCTGAGCTGAGTTAAGCATGGTGGACAGATTCGCTTAGTGCGGTTCACTTCCATCTCTGTTTGTAGCACGCAGAGACATCGATGCTACAGGACTCTGCTTTAGCAGAACCAGCTTTCGTCGGGCTAGGGGGAAAGGGTCAAAGGAAAAGCACCCTCGGAAGCCAAGAGCCATCAGCCTGGGCGCCGAAGAGCCTGGCACCGAAGGCTTGCACTCAGCATGGACCCTTTGCTCTACAGGGGATCGGAGTCACGGTACTCACTTCTCTTCAATCATCTGCTTCTGGTATTCCTCATATTCCTCTCTAGTCATCCCTTGCGCTGCTGCGGGGTCCGAggtccctccttcttccttcttttcttcagaCCCACCTCCAAATCCTAAATTCTTTACCTGGTTACTTATCATATTTTTCACAAAGAAAGCCATGGTCTCTCGGCCTTAGAGAACGGAAACCCAGTCAAAGTCTGACAgtaaacaaaccaaagcaaaccctGCAAATGTCCTCAACCACAGCCACACATTTGGGAGCGAAGGATTTGCCCAGCCTCCTCTGCCCAAGGGCACAGCGAGAGCGGTGAGTGCTTTTGCTAGTCAGTCCTAAGCTGGATTAGAGGGTGAACTCTTAGCGTAGAGGCAGATGGTTCCCATTACTAAAGCCCGCAGTCAGATGCAACCTTCTGCCTTATGATTAATACACTCAGCTAATTTTCGGGGCAGAAAGCCCGCCCATTCTCTGCTTCGCTTTCCTTAGCcatctaaattttattttgttttattttatttttggccaGAGCTGAAGATTGAGCGCAGGGCCCTGTGTATGTCGGGCCAGTATCCTACCGTTGAGCAATGCTCCCATCCCCTAAAGTTCAAATTATATAGACAACAGGGCTCCATCAAGAGTCCCATTTCAATTACATTAATTGGAGACAACTGATTATATGGCTACTGTGGAATTTccacatcccagccctggagTACAACATCCTGTTGGAAATAGTCCAGTGAGATTCAAATCCCTGAATGCTTTATTAAGCAGAGGTAATGCTTTTGATTCATATTTGATCTCACTGGGTTCTAAGTTGTAGGCAAGCACTGCTTTGGGGTTCAGTCCGGTTTTGTCCAGCTTCACTGGGAATGGtgtctcacacacaaatacacaaaccaGGTAAGGGGGTTCAAGGGGTGAGCCATGATCTTTAGTTCACCCTGGAAGATTTGCTTAGCTACTACTGCATGGAAGTACCACCCACCTTCCTGAGAAGGATATTTTGATACTTTAATTCAGAGACAGGAACCCGTGTGAGTCAAGTCCTCGGTATGCATTCGGACACTTCATCCTTTGCACACAGTGCACTTCCTGGGTGAAGTGTTTTGTAGCAGTGCATTATCTATTTCTAGCTATGGCTTTCTTCAGGTCAAGGTAAGAACTGAGTGTAACTAAGTTTTAAT
The genomic region above belongs to Peromyscus leucopus breed LL Stock chromosome 19, UCI_PerLeu_2.1, whole genome shotgun sequence and contains:
- the Cplx4 gene encoding complexin-4; the encoded protein is MAFFVKNMISNQVKNLGFGGGSEEKKEEGGTSDPAAAQGMTREEYEEYQKQMIEEKMERDAAFTQKKAERACLRVHLRDKYRLPKSEIDETQIQLAGDDVDLPEDLRKMVDEDQDEEEEKDSILGQLQNLQNMDLDTIKEKAQATFTEIKQSAEQKCSVM